In the genome of Andrena cerasifolii isolate SP2316 chromosome 5, iyAndCera1_principal, whole genome shotgun sequence, one region contains:
- the Rcc1 gene encoding regulator of chromosome condensation 1 isoform X4: MKVPPRRASKRAAETPGRSTKEPKQLKQRIAVKPDLRRSLTSGVVLVFGQGDVGQLGLGEDIIEKIRPAVVPGYQDVVAIAAGGMHNVCLRETGEIVTFGCNDEGALGRDTSAEGSETKPGPVNLPGKVIQVTAGDSHSAALLEDGRVFAWGSFRDSHGTMGLTLKGNEQFPIEMLPNVKIVKIASGADHLVLLNKNGHVYTCGCGEQGQLGRVAARAASRDTRHGMGPLLAPARVEFKITKKLEFGDIWAGTYCTFAKEYHSGDIYVFGLNNYHQIGLKEPRTHFHPQISKTFSGKIWKHISSGQHHTIALDNSGQVFVMGRKEYGRLGLGSNCSDAKELTAVPAVSSFKCVDVAAGSAQSFAVTESGDLYSWGMGTSGQLGTGEEDVEEPALVKGKQLEGKTIIRVAGGGQHTLTLATIHPAKEQTAG; this comes from the exons ATGAAAG TGCCGCCAAGGAGAGCATCGAAACGGGCCGCTGAAACTCCTGGGAGGAGCACGAAGGAACCGAAGCAGTTAAAGCAAAGAATAG CTGTAAAACCTGACTTACGGCGATCTCTGACCAGCGGTGTGGTGCTGGTGTTCGGACAAGGTGATGTGGGGCAGCTCGGTTTAGGAGAGGATATCATCGAAAAGATACGGCCAGCGGTTGTCCCAGGGTATCAGGATGTGGTGGCCATAGCAGCTGGGGGCATGCACAACGTGTGCCTGAGGGAGACTGGAGAGATAGTAACGTTCGGATGCAACGACGAAGGAGCACTGGGACGCGACACGTCCGCCGAAGGGTCTGAAACTAAACCAGGCCCTGTCAACCTGCCTGGCAAAGTCATTCAGGTGACGGCTGGTGATTCCCATAGCGCCGCTTTGTTAGAAGATGGAAGAGTTTTTGCATGGGGCTCTTTCAGG GATTCCCATGGGACTATGGGCCTAACGTTGAAGGGGAACGAACAATTCCCGATAGAAATGCTGCCcaatgtaaagatagtaaaaatagCATCTGGTGCTGATCATTTAGtgttacttaataaaaacgggCACGTGTACACGTGCGGATGCGGGGAGCAAGGTCAGTTGGGACGAGTAGCTGCCAGAGCAGCTAGCAGAGATACGCGCCATGGTATGGGCCCACTGTTAGCGCCGGCTAGAGTCGAATTCAAAATTACCAAGAAACTCGAGTTCGGTGATATATGGGCTGGAACCTACTGCACATTCGCTAAGGAATATCACTCGGGAGATATATATGTATTCGGTTTAAATAATTACCATCAAATTG GTCTAAAGGAGCCTAGGACTCATTTCCATCCACAAATATCGAAAACCTTCAGTGGAAAGATTTGGAAACATATTAGTAGCGGGCAACATCATACTATCGCCCTAGACAATTCCGGTCAAGTATTTGTTATGGGTCGTAAAGAATACGGCCGTCTCGGACTCGGATCTAATTGCTCGGATGCGAAAGAATTAACGGCAGTCCCTGCCGTAAGTTCCTTCAAGTGTGTCGACGTTGCGGCGGGTAGCGCCCAATCTTTCGCTGTTACAGAATCAG GAGATTTATACTCGTGGGGCATGGGGACGAGCGGACAGCTAGGTACAGGGGAAGAAGACGTCGAAGAACCTGCGCTAGTTAAAGGAAAGCAACTAGAAGGGAAAACAATAATACGCGTGGCGGGCGGAGGTCAGCATACGTTGACACTAGCGACAATCCATCCAGCGAAGGAACAGACTGCTGGTTAA
- the Rcc1 gene encoding regulator of chromosome condensation 1 isoform X3 has protein sequence MGKCRGANGNDVQFFTTPRRFTKTYQASPLCSSCINAAADSQSLLAVYFRFNAAVFSDEREERSTMRTPVSVPPRRASKRAAETPGRSTKEPKQLKQRIAVKPDLRRSLTSGVVLVFGQGDVGQLGLGEDIIEKIRPAVVPGYQDVVAIAAGGMHNVCLRETGEIVTFGCNDEGALGRDTSAEGSETKPGPVNLPGKVIQDSHGTMGLTLKGNEQFPIEMLPNVKIVKIASGADHLVLLNKNGHVYTCGCGEQGQLGRVAARAASRDTRHGMGPLLAPARVEFKITKKLEFGDIWAGTYCTFAKEYHSGDIYVFGLNNYHQIGLKEPRTHFHPQISKTFSGKIWKHISSGQHHTIALDNSGQVFVMGRKEYGRLGLGSNCSDAKELTAVPAVSSFKCVDVAAGSAQSFAVTESGDLYSWGMGTSGQLGTGEEDVEEPALVKGKQLEGKTIIRVAGGGQHTLTLATIHPAKEQTAG, from the exons ATGGGAAAGTGCAGAGGGGCGAACGGAAACGACGTTCAATTTTTTACCACTCCGCGACGCTTTACGAAGACCTATCAAGCATCGCCTCTTTGTTCCAGCTGTATTAATGCTGCAGCGGACTCGCAGTCATTGCTTGCCGTTTACTTTCGGTTTAATGCGGCCGTTTTCAGCGACGAACGGGAGGAGAGAAGTACGATGCGAACACCAGTCTCAG TGCCGCCAAGGAGAGCATCGAAACGGGCCGCTGAAACTCCTGGGAGGAGCACGAAGGAACCGAAGCAGTTAAAGCAAAGAATAG CTGTAAAACCTGACTTACGGCGATCTCTGACCAGCGGTGTGGTGCTGGTGTTCGGACAAGGTGATGTGGGGCAGCTCGGTTTAGGAGAGGATATCATCGAAAAGATACGGCCAGCGGTTGTCCCAGGGTATCAGGATGTGGTGGCCATAGCAGCTGGGGGCATGCACAACGTGTGCCTGAGGGAGACTGGAGAGATAGTAACGTTCGGATGCAACGACGAAGGAGCACTGGGACGCGACACGTCCGCCGAAGGGTCTGAAACTAAACCAGGCCCTGTCAACCTGCCTGGCAAAGTCATTCAG GATTCCCATGGGACTATGGGCCTAACGTTGAAGGGGAACGAACAATTCCCGATAGAAATGCTGCCcaatgtaaagatagtaaaaatagCATCTGGTGCTGATCATTTAGtgttacttaataaaaacgggCACGTGTACACGTGCGGATGCGGGGAGCAAGGTCAGTTGGGACGAGTAGCTGCCAGAGCAGCTAGCAGAGATACGCGCCATGGTATGGGCCCACTGTTAGCGCCGGCTAGAGTCGAATTCAAAATTACCAAGAAACTCGAGTTCGGTGATATATGGGCTGGAACCTACTGCACATTCGCTAAGGAATATCACTCGGGAGATATATATGTATTCGGTTTAAATAATTACCATCAAATTG GTCTAAAGGAGCCTAGGACTCATTTCCATCCACAAATATCGAAAACCTTCAGTGGAAAGATTTGGAAACATATTAGTAGCGGGCAACATCATACTATCGCCCTAGACAATTCCGGTCAAGTATTTGTTATGGGTCGTAAAGAATACGGCCGTCTCGGACTCGGATCTAATTGCTCGGATGCGAAAGAATTAACGGCAGTCCCTGCCGTAAGTTCCTTCAAGTGTGTCGACGTTGCGGCGGGTAGCGCCCAATCTTTCGCTGTTACAGAATCAG GAGATTTATACTCGTGGGGCATGGGGACGAGCGGACAGCTAGGTACAGGGGAAGAAGACGTCGAAGAACCTGCGCTAGTTAAAGGAAAGCAACTAGAAGGGAAAACAATAATACGCGTGGCGGGCGGAGGTCAGCATACGTTGACACTAGCGACAATCCATCCAGCGAAGGAACAGACTGCTGGTTAA
- the Rcc1 gene encoding regulator of chromosome condensation 1 isoform X1, whose amino-acid sequence MGKCRGANGNDVQFFTTPRRFTKTYQASPLCSSCINAAADSQSLLAVYFRFNAAVFSDEREERSTMRTPVSVPPRRASKRAAETPGRSTKEPKQLKQRIAVKPDLRRSLTSGVVLVFGQGDVGQLGLGEDIIEKIRPAVVPGYQDVVAIAAGGMHNVCLRETGEIVTFGCNDEGALGRDTSAEGSETKPGPVNLPGKVIQVTAGDSHSAALLEDGRVFAWGSFRDSHGTMGLTLKGNEQFPIEMLPNVKIVKIASGADHLVLLNKNGHVYTCGCGEQGQLGRVAARAASRDTRHGMGPLLAPARVEFKITKKLEFGDIWAGTYCTFAKEYHSGDIYVFGLNNYHQIGLKEPRTHFHPQISKTFSGKIWKHISSGQHHTIALDNSGQVFVMGRKEYGRLGLGSNCSDAKELTAVPAVSSFKCVDVAAGSAQSFAVTESGDLYSWGMGTSGQLGTGEEDVEEPALVKGKQLEGKTIIRVAGGGQHTLTLATIHPAKEQTAG is encoded by the exons ATGGGAAAGTGCAGAGGGGCGAACGGAAACGACGTTCAATTTTTTACCACTCCGCGACGCTTTACGAAGACCTATCAAGCATCGCCTCTTTGTTCCAGCTGTATTAATGCTGCAGCGGACTCGCAGTCATTGCTTGCCGTTTACTTTCGGTTTAATGCGGCCGTTTTCAGCGACGAACGGGAGGAGAGAAGTACGATGCGAACACCAGTCTCAG TGCCGCCAAGGAGAGCATCGAAACGGGCCGCTGAAACTCCTGGGAGGAGCACGAAGGAACCGAAGCAGTTAAAGCAAAGAATAG CTGTAAAACCTGACTTACGGCGATCTCTGACCAGCGGTGTGGTGCTGGTGTTCGGACAAGGTGATGTGGGGCAGCTCGGTTTAGGAGAGGATATCATCGAAAAGATACGGCCAGCGGTTGTCCCAGGGTATCAGGATGTGGTGGCCATAGCAGCTGGGGGCATGCACAACGTGTGCCTGAGGGAGACTGGAGAGATAGTAACGTTCGGATGCAACGACGAAGGAGCACTGGGACGCGACACGTCCGCCGAAGGGTCTGAAACTAAACCAGGCCCTGTCAACCTGCCTGGCAAAGTCATTCAGGTGACGGCTGGTGATTCCCATAGCGCCGCTTTGTTAGAAGATGGAAGAGTTTTTGCATGGGGCTCTTTCAGG GATTCCCATGGGACTATGGGCCTAACGTTGAAGGGGAACGAACAATTCCCGATAGAAATGCTGCCcaatgtaaagatagtaaaaatagCATCTGGTGCTGATCATTTAGtgttacttaataaaaacgggCACGTGTACACGTGCGGATGCGGGGAGCAAGGTCAGTTGGGACGAGTAGCTGCCAGAGCAGCTAGCAGAGATACGCGCCATGGTATGGGCCCACTGTTAGCGCCGGCTAGAGTCGAATTCAAAATTACCAAGAAACTCGAGTTCGGTGATATATGGGCTGGAACCTACTGCACATTCGCTAAGGAATATCACTCGGGAGATATATATGTATTCGGTTTAAATAATTACCATCAAATTG GTCTAAAGGAGCCTAGGACTCATTTCCATCCACAAATATCGAAAACCTTCAGTGGAAAGATTTGGAAACATATTAGTAGCGGGCAACATCATACTATCGCCCTAGACAATTCCGGTCAAGTATTTGTTATGGGTCGTAAAGAATACGGCCGTCTCGGACTCGGATCTAATTGCTCGGATGCGAAAGAATTAACGGCAGTCCCTGCCGTAAGTTCCTTCAAGTGTGTCGACGTTGCGGCGGGTAGCGCCCAATCTTTCGCTGTTACAGAATCAG GAGATTTATACTCGTGGGGCATGGGGACGAGCGGACAGCTAGGTACAGGGGAAGAAGACGTCGAAGAACCTGCGCTAGTTAAAGGAAAGCAACTAGAAGGGAAAACAATAATACGCGTGGCGGGCGGAGGTCAGCATACGTTGACACTAGCGACAATCCATCCAGCGAAGGAACAGACTGCTGGTTAA
- the Rcc1 gene encoding regulator of chromosome condensation 1 isoform X2, whose translation MLAPLASCATVARLSSVATFWRQLTFRLQGACVFQFRDNHTEKSVRTRTGDIKNGLPPRRASKRAAETPGRSTKEPKQLKQRIAVKPDLRRSLTSGVVLVFGQGDVGQLGLGEDIIEKIRPAVVPGYQDVVAIAAGGMHNVCLRETGEIVTFGCNDEGALGRDTSAEGSETKPGPVNLPGKVIQVTAGDSHSAALLEDGRVFAWGSFRDSHGTMGLTLKGNEQFPIEMLPNVKIVKIASGADHLVLLNKNGHVYTCGCGEQGQLGRVAARAASRDTRHGMGPLLAPARVEFKITKKLEFGDIWAGTYCTFAKEYHSGDIYVFGLNNYHQIGLKEPRTHFHPQISKTFSGKIWKHISSGQHHTIALDNSGQVFVMGRKEYGRLGLGSNCSDAKELTAVPAVSSFKCVDVAAGSAQSFAVTESGDLYSWGMGTSGQLGTGEEDVEEPALVKGKQLEGKTIIRVAGGGQHTLTLATIHPAKEQTAG comes from the exons ATGTTAGCGCCTCTCGCGAGTTGCGCAACAGTCGCCAGGCTTAGCAGCGTTGCAACTTTTTGGCGCCAACTGACATTCCGACTGCAAGGCGCCTGTGTATTCCAGTTCCGCGACAATCACACTGAGAAATCAGTACGTACGCGAACGGGGGATATTAAAAACGGCC TGCCGCCAAGGAGAGCATCGAAACGGGCCGCTGAAACTCCTGGGAGGAGCACGAAGGAACCGAAGCAGTTAAAGCAAAGAATAG CTGTAAAACCTGACTTACGGCGATCTCTGACCAGCGGTGTGGTGCTGGTGTTCGGACAAGGTGATGTGGGGCAGCTCGGTTTAGGAGAGGATATCATCGAAAAGATACGGCCAGCGGTTGTCCCAGGGTATCAGGATGTGGTGGCCATAGCAGCTGGGGGCATGCACAACGTGTGCCTGAGGGAGACTGGAGAGATAGTAACGTTCGGATGCAACGACGAAGGAGCACTGGGACGCGACACGTCCGCCGAAGGGTCTGAAACTAAACCAGGCCCTGTCAACCTGCCTGGCAAAGTCATTCAGGTGACGGCTGGTGATTCCCATAGCGCCGCTTTGTTAGAAGATGGAAGAGTTTTTGCATGGGGCTCTTTCAGG GATTCCCATGGGACTATGGGCCTAACGTTGAAGGGGAACGAACAATTCCCGATAGAAATGCTGCCcaatgtaaagatagtaaaaatagCATCTGGTGCTGATCATTTAGtgttacttaataaaaacgggCACGTGTACACGTGCGGATGCGGGGAGCAAGGTCAGTTGGGACGAGTAGCTGCCAGAGCAGCTAGCAGAGATACGCGCCATGGTATGGGCCCACTGTTAGCGCCGGCTAGAGTCGAATTCAAAATTACCAAGAAACTCGAGTTCGGTGATATATGGGCTGGAACCTACTGCACATTCGCTAAGGAATATCACTCGGGAGATATATATGTATTCGGTTTAAATAATTACCATCAAATTG GTCTAAAGGAGCCTAGGACTCATTTCCATCCACAAATATCGAAAACCTTCAGTGGAAAGATTTGGAAACATATTAGTAGCGGGCAACATCATACTATCGCCCTAGACAATTCCGGTCAAGTATTTGTTATGGGTCGTAAAGAATACGGCCGTCTCGGACTCGGATCTAATTGCTCGGATGCGAAAGAATTAACGGCAGTCCCTGCCGTAAGTTCCTTCAAGTGTGTCGACGTTGCGGCGGGTAGCGCCCAATCTTTCGCTGTTACAGAATCAG GAGATTTATACTCGTGGGGCATGGGGACGAGCGGACAGCTAGGTACAGGGGAAGAAGACGTCGAAGAACCTGCGCTAGTTAAAGGAAAGCAACTAGAAGGGAAAACAATAATACGCGTGGCGGGCGGAGGTCAGCATACGTTGACACTAGCGACAATCCATCCAGCGAAGGAACAGACTGCTGGTTAA
- the Rcc1 gene encoding regulator of chromosome condensation 1 isoform X5, with protein sequence MPPRRASKRAAETPGRSTKEPKQLKQRIAVKPDLRRSLTSGVVLVFGQGDVGQLGLGEDIIEKIRPAVVPGYQDVVAIAAGGMHNVCLRETGEIVTFGCNDEGALGRDTSAEGSETKPGPVNLPGKVIQVTAGDSHSAALLEDGRVFAWGSFRDSHGTMGLTLKGNEQFPIEMLPNVKIVKIASGADHLVLLNKNGHVYTCGCGEQGQLGRVAARAASRDTRHGMGPLLAPARVEFKITKKLEFGDIWAGTYCTFAKEYHSGDIYVFGLNNYHQIGLKEPRTHFHPQISKTFSGKIWKHISSGQHHTIALDNSGQVFVMGRKEYGRLGLGSNCSDAKELTAVPAVSSFKCVDVAAGSAQSFAVTESGDLYSWGMGTSGQLGTGEEDVEEPALVKGKQLEGKTIIRVAGGGQHTLTLATIHPAKEQTAG encoded by the exons A TGCCGCCAAGGAGAGCATCGAAACGGGCCGCTGAAACTCCTGGGAGGAGCACGAAGGAACCGAAGCAGTTAAAGCAAAGAATAG CTGTAAAACCTGACTTACGGCGATCTCTGACCAGCGGTGTGGTGCTGGTGTTCGGACAAGGTGATGTGGGGCAGCTCGGTTTAGGAGAGGATATCATCGAAAAGATACGGCCAGCGGTTGTCCCAGGGTATCAGGATGTGGTGGCCATAGCAGCTGGGGGCATGCACAACGTGTGCCTGAGGGAGACTGGAGAGATAGTAACGTTCGGATGCAACGACGAAGGAGCACTGGGACGCGACACGTCCGCCGAAGGGTCTGAAACTAAACCAGGCCCTGTCAACCTGCCTGGCAAAGTCATTCAGGTGACGGCTGGTGATTCCCATAGCGCCGCTTTGTTAGAAGATGGAAGAGTTTTTGCATGGGGCTCTTTCAGG GATTCCCATGGGACTATGGGCCTAACGTTGAAGGGGAACGAACAATTCCCGATAGAAATGCTGCCcaatgtaaagatagtaaaaatagCATCTGGTGCTGATCATTTAGtgttacttaataaaaacgggCACGTGTACACGTGCGGATGCGGGGAGCAAGGTCAGTTGGGACGAGTAGCTGCCAGAGCAGCTAGCAGAGATACGCGCCATGGTATGGGCCCACTGTTAGCGCCGGCTAGAGTCGAATTCAAAATTACCAAGAAACTCGAGTTCGGTGATATATGGGCTGGAACCTACTGCACATTCGCTAAGGAATATCACTCGGGAGATATATATGTATTCGGTTTAAATAATTACCATCAAATTG GTCTAAAGGAGCCTAGGACTCATTTCCATCCACAAATATCGAAAACCTTCAGTGGAAAGATTTGGAAACATATTAGTAGCGGGCAACATCATACTATCGCCCTAGACAATTCCGGTCAAGTATTTGTTATGGGTCGTAAAGAATACGGCCGTCTCGGACTCGGATCTAATTGCTCGGATGCGAAAGAATTAACGGCAGTCCCTGCCGTAAGTTCCTTCAAGTGTGTCGACGTTGCGGCGGGTAGCGCCCAATCTTTCGCTGTTACAGAATCAG GAGATTTATACTCGTGGGGCATGGGGACGAGCGGACAGCTAGGTACAGGGGAAGAAGACGTCGAAGAACCTGCGCTAGTTAAAGGAAAGCAACTAGAAGGGAAAACAATAATACGCGTGGCGGGCGGAGGTCAGCATACGTTGACACTAGCGACAATCCATCCAGCGAAGGAACAGACTGCTGGTTAA